The Mycolicibacterium duvalii DNA window GCGTTCAGGTCGGCCTGGTCGAGGGTGAACAGTGTGTCCACGGTGCCCTGCATCAACAGTGTGGGCGCGGTGATCTGGTCGATGCGGTCGGCGTAGCCGCGGTCGTTGAGCAGGTCGATGTCCGACTGCGACGCCTGGCCGGTCAGGATGCCGACGATGGCGGCGGGCAGGATCCGCTCGTGCGGACGCGACAGCGTCAGCACCAGCACGGAGGTCAACAGCGTGCTCCAGCCGCTGCGTACCGCCTCGGCCGGGAACAACACGTCGACCAGGCTGTTCCACGCGATGGTCGGCACGATCGCGTCGATACGCTTGTCGATCGCGGCGGTGGCCAACTGGATGCCGCCGCCGTAGGACGCGCCGACCATGCCGATCTTGGGGTCACCGTTGTCGGTCTCGACTTCGGGCAGCGTGCTCAGCCAGCTGATGATGTGGGAGATGTCGCGGCCCTCGAAATCCGGCGACTGCAACTGCATTCGGCCTTCGGATCGCCATTCCCCGCGCGGATCCCAGGTGACCACGTTGTAGCCGGCCTCCCGCAGCGCGCCGATGCCGATCACGTCGTTGGGCAGGAAGCTGTCGACGGTCAGGTCCAGCGTCGTCGAGCCCGGCAGTCCCAGGCCCGGTCCGTTGAAGACAGTCGGCGCCGACTCCCCTGCCTGTAGCCCCTTGGCCGGCATGAAGTGCACGTACATCTTGGCGCCGTCGAAGGATTCGACGAGCACGGTGCGGGGCTTGGGTGCGTCGGGGTCGGCGCGGTGGTCGACCGGCCAGCCGATCAGCGGATGCAGGATGTCGCCGACGAACGGGATGGCGTGCAGCAGGCGCACCACCGGGGTGACCAGCAGCGGGCCGAGCACCGGGACGCGCTGCACCCACTCGAACGCCGCGGGCGCCTCGGTGACCGTGACGTCGGTGGGGATCGGGTACGGCGGCTCGGCGTCCAGGGCGGTGCTGGTGGCCTGGATCGACGATGAGGGCGGGGTCTCCGCGGTGATCTCCCGACCCGCGGTCACCAGCGACAACATCATCGACGCCAGGGCCGGCACCGCGGGGTTCGCCGGGTCCTCGGCGACCCGGCGCGGACCGGTCCGGGTCAGCGTGGTGGTGGTGGTCTCCGTGATCGCGGCCGGCTCGGACGCCGCGCGCTCGGGGTCCGGCGTGCCGATCTCCGGCTCGGCCTCGGCGCTCTCCGGCTCCGGCGCGGGCTGCGGTTCAGGTGCGGGCTGCGCCTCGGCGTCGACCGTCGGCTCGGCGGTTTCCGCGACCTCGACGTGCGGCTCGACCGCCGGCTCGGCGGCCGGTTCGACCGCCGCCACGTCGTCGGTGGTCGGCTCGACCCCGCCACCCTGCTCAACCTCGTCAGCGATCTCGGCGAGCCGCGTGGACGCCTCGCGCTCGGCCTGGCGGGCGTCGGACCGGTCGGCGCGCCGCGCCTCGCGGGCTTCGGCACGTCGGACCGACCGTTCGGAGGATTCCGACGATCGGGACGTCGGGGACTCCTGAGACGCCTGGGAAGACGCGGACGTCTGGGACGTAGTGGAGCCGGTGGTACCCCTCGCCGACGACGATCCCTCCTCGGCTGCGGCGGCACCCGCACCCGCGACCACCGCCACTCCGATTCCGAGAGCTACCGCCAACCCACCGACCCGACCCACGTACGCCCCAGCACCCATGGGGTCGATCCAACCGTGTGGGGACCCCCGCCGAGGGCGTTCGGCCATTTCTTACCGATGAGTCAGATAGGTCTCCGTCAGGTGTGCGGAATCCGTGCCGAGGAACCCGTATCGCCTACGGATCCGTGCGGATCACGTTTATCCGCAACAGGGCCGGGCATGTCCCGTCGTGAAGATCACACCGGCGCGTTGGCGTAACGCTTGGCTGCGCCGGGAATCAGTCGGCCGGTTCAGCTTTTCGATCGACGAAGAAGGATCACGATGTCGCGCTATCTATTCGCGCTGGGTGGTTTCAGCTTTCGCCGCCGCTGGTGGGTGCTCGGCACCTGGCTGGCGCTGCTGGTCGGCGTCGCCGTCGCGTTCGTCGGGTTCCGCGGCGAGCCCAGCGACAACTTCGTGATCCCCGGCACGGAGTCCCAGCAGGCCGTCGAGCAGCTGCAGGCCAACCTGCCGGCGTTCGGCGGCGCGCAGACACAGGTCACCTTCGCAGCACCGGAGGGCCGCGCGGTCACCGATGCGGCCTTCACCGACGTCGTCAACCGGGCCGTCGCGCAGCTGAACACCGTGCCGGACATCGCGGCCGCCGCCGGCCCCAACCAGACCCGGCAGATCTCCGAGGACGGCCGCGTCGGCCTGGGCACCGTGCAGTGGACCGCACCGCTGGGCGAGGTGACCGACGCCGCGCTCGGCGAACTGGAGGCGGCGATGCAACCGGTCGAGGACGCCGGGCTGCGGGTCGAGTACACCGGCAGCGTGTACCCCGGCTACAAAGTCGAGGTACCGCATCTGCCCGAGATCATCGGCGTCTCGGTGGCGTTTCTGGTCCTGCTGGTGACATTCGGCGCGGTCGTCGCGGCAGGCCTGCCGATCCTGACGGCCGGCATCGGCGTGGGCATCGGTGCGCTGGGCATCTTCATCGTGGCCGCGTTCGTCGAGATGCCGTCGGCGGCCCTCTCGCTGGCGCTGATGCTCGGGCTGGCGTGCGGCATCGACTACGCGCTGTTCATCCTCAACCGCTACCGCAACAACCTGCTGCTGTTGATGCCCCGCCAGGAATCGGCCGCGCTGGCCGTGGGGACCGCCGGCGGGGCCGTCGTGTTCGCGGCGCTGACCGTCATCATCGCGTTGTGCGGTCTGGCGGTCGTCGGCATCCCGTTCCTGACCTACATGGGCCTCGCGGCTGCGGTCTCGGTGCTGATCGCGATGCTGATCGCGGTGACCCTGCTGCCGGCGCTGCTCGGCTTCGCCGGGGCCCGGGTGGCCAAGTTCATCAAAGCGCCGCTGCAGCCGCACCGCCCGAAGGAGGCGGCGCAGGTGGCCGCCTACACCCCGCACCGCACGATGGGGGCGGCGTGGGCTCGGTTCGTCGTCCGGTTCCGGAAACCGTTGCTTCTCGGCGGGGCCGCGGCGCTGGTGGCGATCGGGCTGCCGGCGTTCGGCATGCAGCTCGGTCTGCCCAGCGGCTCGTCGCAGCCCGAGTCCAGCACGTCGCGGCAGGCCTACGACCTGACCGCCGAGCATCTCGGGCCCGGCTTCAACGGGCCGCTGCTGGTGGTGGCCGACCTGTCCGACGCCACCGGTCCTGACGTGGTCCCGACTCTCGTGGAGAACCTCAATCGCGAGGACGGCGTCGTCGCGGCGGCACCGGCCGCCGTGGAGAACCAGACCGCGGTCATCCAGGTCATCCCCGAGACCGGGCCCAATGATCCCGCGACCGCCGACCTGGTCGAGCTGATCCGCGCCGATCGCGACGCCATCGAAGCCGACACCGGTGCAGCGATCCTGGTCGGCGGCAACACCGCATCCAACATCGACACCTCCGCGAAGCTGGCGGCCGCGCTACCGGTGTTCGTCATTGTCGTCGTCGGGCTGGCCTTCATCCTGCTGGCCGTCGCCTTCCGCACCGCGCTGGTGCCGCTGACGTCGATCATCGGCTTCCTGCTCTCGGTGTTCGCTGCATTGGGCGTGCAGGTGGCGGTGTTCCAGTGGGGTTGGGGCGCTTCGCTTCTGGGCATCACACCCGGCGAGACGATCAGCTTCCTACCGATCATCGTGCTGGCCATCATCTTCGGCCTGTCCAGCGACTACGAGGTCTTCGTGGTGTCGCGGATCAGAGAGGAGCTGGCCCACACGGGTTCGGATCCCGACGGTGCGCTGGCCGCGGTGCGCAACGGTGTCGGCCTGTCGGCCCGGGTGGTCACCGCCGCGGCACTGATCATGTTCGGCGTCTTCATCGCCTTCGTCGCGGGCAGCGACCCC harbors:
- a CDS encoding MMPL family transporter — protein: MSRYLFALGGFSFRRRWWVLGTWLALLVGVAVAFVGFRGEPSDNFVIPGTESQQAVEQLQANLPAFGGAQTQVTFAAPEGRAVTDAAFTDVVNRAVAQLNTVPDIAAAAGPNQTRQISEDGRVGLGTVQWTAPLGEVTDAALGELEAAMQPVEDAGLRVEYTGSVYPGYKVEVPHLPEIIGVSVAFLVLLVTFGAVVAAGLPILTAGIGVGIGALGIFIVAAFVEMPSAALSLALMLGLACGIDYALFILNRYRNNLLLLMPRQESAALAVGTAGGAVVFAALTVIIALCGLAVVGIPFLTYMGLAAAVSVLIAMLIAVTLLPALLGFAGARVAKFIKAPLQPHRPKEAAQVAAYTPHRTMGAAWARFVVRFRKPLLLGGAAALVAIGLPAFGMQLGLPSGSSQPESSTSRQAYDLTAEHLGPGFNGPLLVVADLSDATGPDVVPTLVENLNREDGVVAAAPAAVENQTAVIQVIPETGPNDPATADLVELIRADRDAIEADTGAAILVGGNTASNIDTSAKLAAALPVFVIVVVGLAFILLAVAFRTALVPLTSIIGFLLSVFAALGVQVAVFQWGWGASLLGITPGETISFLPIIVLAIIFGLSSDYEVFVVSRIREELAHTGSDPDGALAAVRNGVGLSARVVTAAALIMFGVFIAFVAGSDPIIKSVGLTLAVGVFLDAFVVRLTLIPAVMAMLGDKMWVHSKWFDRYVPDLDIEGTALEDKHRSPVAVS
- a CDS encoding CocE/NonD family hydrolase, whose product is MGAGAYVGRVGGLAVALGIGVAVVAGAGAAAAEEGSSSARGTTGSTTSQTSASSQASQESPTSRSSESSERSVRRAEAREARRADRSDARQAEREASTRLAEIADEVEQGGGVEPTTDDVAAVEPAAEPAVEPHVEVAETAEPTVDAEAQPAPEPQPAPEPESAEAEPEIGTPDPERAASEPAAITETTTTTLTRTGPRRVAEDPANPAVPALASMMLSLVTAGREITAETPPSSSIQATSTALDAEPPYPIPTDVTVTEAPAAFEWVQRVPVLGPLLVTPVVRLLHAIPFVGDILHPLIGWPVDHRADPDAPKPRTVLVESFDGAKMYVHFMPAKGLQAGESAPTVFNGPGLGLPGSTTLDLTVDSFLPNDVIGIGALREAGYNVVTWDPRGEWRSEGRMQLQSPDFEGRDISHIISWLSTLPEVETDNGDPKIGMVGASYGGGIQLATAAIDKRIDAIVPTIAWNSLVDVLFPAEAVRSGWSTLLTSVLVLTLSRPHERILPAAIVGILTGQASQSDIDLLNDRGYADRIDQITAPTLLMQGTVDTLFTLDQADLNAKALLDAGTTTKVLWYCGGHGACVSSYNDGDVVIDRTLDWLDRYVKGENVDTGPQFEWVDQRGQWFGSDTYPVEPDDTPLVAERTRRQAMAFVPFLGGSGPDPWILSRGLIATILGLPSASYAFNAVNLRMPEVTEVTHVVGAPSLTLTYSGTGTAEHVYAQVVDNRTGRVLGHQVTPVPVQLDGQTRTVTVELEQIAHTLNPGQSVTVQVMTSAFNFLNFYSWGGITVEGMSVRLPTLAAGAATQAPGIAA